The proteins below are encoded in one region of Candidatus Dadabacteria bacterium:
- a CDS encoding MBL fold metallo-hydrolase → MDLKIIDVNFFTTEAVASYLIETGEGPVLIETGPDTSFENLKSGLSDLGYAPSDVKHVFVTHIHLDHSGAAWHFAEAGSTIYVHPVGAPHLVDPEKLMRSATRIYGDKMDELWGEVRGMDQSSVIAIEDGQVINIGDVEIRVVETAGHAGHHHCYLIENALFTGDTAGCLMAGGPMIPATPPPEIHLEKWNASIEKMREISPDILYLTHFGGYTDVGPMLDAASEKLEEWSEWIGERVSAGKSDEEITEEFGAYFNEIFEREGTSEDVYRKYNLMAPYHMNAGGLIRYWRRHKLSDS, encoded by the coding sequence ATGGACCTGAAGATAATTGACGTTAATTTCTTTACAACGGAGGCGGTAGCGTCTTATCTCATAGAGACCGGAGAGGGGCCGGTGCTGATAGAAACCGGTCCCGACACGTCGTTTGAGAATCTTAAAAGCGGTCTTTCGGACCTCGGCTACGCGCCCTCTGACGTAAAGCACGTGTTCGTAACCCACATTCATCTTGACCACTCGGGTGCCGCCTGGCATTTCGCCGAGGCGGGATCCACCATATACGTTCACCCGGTGGGAGCTCCGCACCTTGTTGATCCCGAGAAACTCATGAGGTCCGCCACAAGGATATACGGGGACAAAATGGATGAACTCTGGGGCGAGGTAAGGGGAATGGATCAAAGCAGCGTGATTGCCATTGAGGACGGCCAAGTCATCAACATAGGAGACGTAGAAATAAGGGTTGTTGAGACAGCCGGACATGCCGGACATCATCACTGCTACCTGATTGAGAACGCACTTTTTACCGGGGATACTGCGGGGTGCCTGATGGCGGGCGGGCCCATGATTCCCGCAACTCCTCCTCCCGAGATACACCTTGAGAAGTGGAACGCTTCTATTGAGAAGATGAGGGAAATATCCCCAGACATTCTTTATCTCACCCATTTCGGCGGATACACGGATGTGGGTCCCATGCTTGACGCCGCCTCAGAAAAACTCGAAGAGTGGTCTGAATGGATTGGCGAGAGAGTATCAGCCGGCAAGAGTGATGAGGAGATAACCGAGGAGTTCGGCGCCTACTTCAACGAGATATTCGAGCGTGAGGGCACAAGCGAGGATGTTTACCGCAAGTACAATCTCATGGCTCCCTACCACATGAACGCCGGCGGCCTTATTAGGTACTGGAGGAGACACAAGCTTTCTGATTCCTGA